The DNA segment TGTTTCAGCGGTCTTTCAATGTTAGATAGCTAACGTTTCTTAATCGCCCTTAGTCCACGACGTTGAATCTCATCTTTTAGAATCTTAATCCATTCCTTTTCCTTACCTGACTTTAATGCATCCCGATACGAAACAACCAATTGCTCGTTACTCATAATTTTCAAGATAAGAATGCCTCCTTGGAAAGTGGATTGAATATTCAGTTTTTATTATTGTAATGGTTTTCATCCACTTTGAGAACCCTTATTTATCATTTTTTTTAAGGTTCACAAACTTGTAAAAAAGGGAAAATTATATTCTAAAAATATTGAATATTCTCATAAATATGGTAACATACTTTTGAAAGCGTTTTAATTTGTCGCTTGGTTTACTTGTATTGAGGGGGAGGAAAAAATGACAGCTTTATTAAATTGTACTATTGGTAAATTATTAGAAGAAAAAGCAGAATTACATACAGACCATACAGCAGTGATCTATTCAGATCGAAATTTAAGATGGAGCTATCGTGAATTTGACAGTATTTGTAGAAAAGCGGCTAAGGGCTTTATGAAGCTTGGTATAGAAAAAGGGGAACAATTAGCAGCGTGGTCGAGTAACACTCCTGAATGGCTTGTAACCCAATTTGCTACAGGTAAAATGGGGGCTGTTTTGGTTACTGTGAATACCAACTATCGTACAGCTGAACTCGAATATTTATTAAAACAATCTGATTCTACCACCATTCTTTTGATGGATATTTGGAAGGATTCATCTTATATAGATATGATTTACGAAATTGTTCCTGAATTGAAGAACGCAGAACCAGGGAAGGTGAATAGCAGCAGACTTCCTTTTCTAAAGAATGTAATTGTTCTTGGTGATAAGAAGTATCCAGGAACCTTTTCCTGGGAGGATATCATGCTACTAGGTAAAGAGGTCACCGATGAAGAATTAAACCGACGGATGGACTCCCTAGAGCCTGATGATGTGATTAATATGCAGTATACCTCAGGGACAACTGGATTTCCAAAAGGTGTTATGCTCACACATTACAATATCGTCAATAACGGATTTAATATTGCTAATTGCATGAAACTGACTGTTGAAGACAGACTTTGTATCCCTGTTCCATTTTTTCATTGCTTTGGTTGTGTTCTTGGTACGATGGCATGTGTTTCTGTCGGTGCAACAATGGTTCCAGTTCAAGATTTTAATCCAAAAAAAGTGCTTCAAACGGTTCAAGATGAAAAGTGTACCGGTCTCCATGGTGTGCCAACGATGTTTATCGCAGAACTGAATGAGCCAGATTTTGATAATTATGACCTATCAACCTTGCGAACGGGTATTATGGCAGGATCCAACTGTCCGATTGAGGTAATGAAGGCTGTTATAGAGAAAATGGGTGCTAGTGAAATAACGATTGCTTATGGCCAAACAGAGGCTTCACCAGTCATTACCCAAACCAGGACTGACGATCCAATTGAATTACGAGTCGAATCAGTTGGGAAAGCACTTCCAAGGGTTGAGGTGAAAATTGTTGAACCTGGATCAAACAGAGAAGTGGAACGAGGTTTGCAAGGGGAATTATGTACAAGAGGTTACCATGTGATGAAGGGATATTATAAAAATTTAGCAGCGACAAATGATGCAATTGATCAGGATGGATGGTTACATACGGGTGATTTAGCCATTATGGATGAAAATGGGTATTGCAAGGTTACAGGTCGTTTGAAGGATATGATTATCAGAGGAGGAGAAAATATTTATCCTCGTGAAATTGAAGAGTTTCTATATTCCCATCCCAAAATACTCGATATCCAAGTAATAGGTGTTGCAGACGAAGTGTACGGTGAGGAAGTCATGGCATGGATCATACTAAAAGAGGGGGAGAAAGCAACTGCAGAAGAGATTAAGGAATATTGTATGGGTAAGATTTCTAAGCATAAAATCCCTAACTACATTGAGTTTACAGAGTCATTTCCAATGACAGCATCAGGAAAAATTCAAAAATACCGTTTACGAGAGAATGCGAGAAATGTATTGGCAAAGCATTAATTTTTTTCAAGGGTAGATGAATGGATATTGTTGCGTATCAAGGGTTGTATTGATTATACTAATAATTGGACAAAGACGGAAAGGAACGATGGCAACGATGATTCATTTATCTTGGCGTGAGCGGGAAACCGTTAAGAAAGTAAAATGCGTTCATACAGATGCGGAGAAATACCTGGTCAACAATGCACTGACAGCAGGGAAAGTTTATGATGTAAAAAATGAAACAGAAGAATTTTATTATATCATTGACAATACTGGCAAAGTCGGTGGCTTTTACAAGGATTACTTTCAAAATGTATAAATAAATTTTGTTTCCCTAGAAGGGGAAACAGTACGGAAAAAAGATGTCTGGTACTTGTACCAGGCATCTTTTTGTTAACCTTTTATTATTGTTTAACCTGTACTTTAGGTTTTTTGCTTTGATATAGGCTGCGACTAATGTAGGTTTGAACAATTAAAAATGTACCCCCTACAACCCAATAAAGAGGGAGAGCGGCAGGTGCATTAAAAGAGAACATAACAATCATTAATGGAGAAAGCAAGCCCATATATTTCATTTGATCCTGCTGTTGTGTCGGCATGTTGGATTGGGATACTTTAAATTGAAAATAATAAATGATCCCAGCAATAATGGTAATGACTATATCAGGATGTCCAAGACTAAACCATAAAAATTCGTGTGTTTTAATCTCCTCAGAACCTCTAATCGCATAATAGAAGCCAGTTAAAATAGGCATTTGAATGAGAATAGGTAAACAGCCCATATTTAGTGGATTGACACCATGCTTTTGATAAAGGCCCATCATTTCTGCTTGAAGTTCTTGTTTTTTCTTTGGATCTTTTTCGGCCTTCATTTTCTTTTGTATAACATCCATCTCAGGTTTTAGTACATCCATTTTTTCTTTCATACCCATTTGATTCTTATATTGTCTTAACATTAATGGCATTAGGATAAGTCTAATAATTAAGGTTACAAGAATAATCGCTAAGCCGTAATTTCCACCAAAAAAATCTGCTACTGAATGAATAGTAAATGAAAATGGATTCACAAAATAAGTATGGAAAAATCCGTCGTTTTTACCGCTTTGAGCCTGAGCTGAACAAGCAGATAATAGGAATGTTGTAATAGTAAGAATAGAGATAATTATAAGTGAAGAACGTTTTGTTTTCATATTTCCTCCTAATGTGTAAGTAAGTTTTTCTTTATGAATATAGGAAGGAAATAGGTTCTTCAGAATCATCCTTAGAGCATTCTTTTCTACGAATATATTTAACAATTCTATTTAAAATCATATTGCCATTTAAACAGCTTTTTTTTCGGTAAAAAAACAAAGGCTGAATCATTTTTGTGTCGGCAGGATTAGTTTGAGAACTACTAAATGAATATTCAACGCCCCATGCCCATAAAAATTTTAATGTAATACCTACGTATATACTGACGTATAGCGCGTTTAAGGCATGAATATCTGAATGATCGATGAGCAATTGAAACAAAAATAATCACCTCTTTTAAATGCCAATGATATGAGTATAAAGGAGAATAGATAAAGAATCAATTTATTGTTTGGCAAAATACCAGAATATGAAGAGTTTGCTAATGTTTTATCAAACTCAGTTAGAAGGATATTGTTTAAGTTTTTACTTTTAACAAATATTAAGTAGGATTAACTGTACTTTTTTCTAAATAGAGTAAGGTGGTGCAATGTGGAGCATCTAGATTTACATCATATTTTTGTGATGTCTTTATTTCTTGTTATGATAGCTGCGGGTATTACGGCGATTGCCAAGAAGTTTAAGCAACCATACCCTATTGCTTTGGTGATAGTAGGGGCTTTGATCGGTTTAATGAATTTTCCTACGTTAGATCCATTAAAGAACTTTATTACACAAGGAGAAGTATTCCATTTTGTCATTGTCACTTTGTTTTTACCAGCCCTGTTAGGTGAAGCATCGTTAAAACTACCTTTTGACGAGTTGAAGACCAACAAGATACCTATTCTTTCTCTGGCGTTTGGTGGAACATTATTGTCGTTTCTCATTGTTGGTTTCTCGACCTATTATCTTTTGGGGTTAACAATTACAGCAGCCTTTGTATTTGGGGCTTTGATGAGTGCTACAGATCCAGTAAGTGTTTTAAGTATTTTTAAAAGCATCGGTGTTAATAAAAGATTGGCAATAGTCGTAGAAGGTGAAAGCTTATTCAACGATGGAATGGCAGTGGTTCTTTTTCAACTTTCTGCTTTTTATTTATTATCCTATCTAGACTTAGGGTGGGAAGGGTTAGGTCTAGGAGCATGGACTTTTGTGAAAGTCATATTCCTAGGCCTACTAATCGGGGGTGCACTTGGATATGGGTTTTCAATTTTGACAAAGTTCTATGATGATTATCCTCTTGAGATTATTTTCAGTATTATTTTATTTTATGGATCTTATCTTTTAGCAGAAAGTATACATGCTTCTGGAGTCATAGCTGTTGTTGTTGCTGCGATGATTTTTGGAAATTTTGGAGCAAGAATTGGAATGACCCCTACTACCAAATTAAATATCGGGAATTTTTGGGACGTCGCCGCTCTACTAGCGAATTCAATTGTTTTTTTAATGGTAGGACTTGAAATAACAAGAATTGGGATCTTTAATAAATGGGGAACAATTTTTGCAGCAATAGGTATTGTTTTGGTAGCGAGAAGTGTGGCAGTCTATGCAAGTTTAGCATTCATCAAAAATTTTCCTCATTCCTGGAAACATATCATTAATTGGGGGGGACTAAAGGGTTCGTTATCGATTGCACTTGCATTGAGCCTTCCTTACAACTTCAAAGGAAGAGACGAGTTATTAGTATTAACTTTTTTCGTGGTTTTCTTCTCCCTGGTCGTTCAAGGCTTATCAGTTAAAACACTAATCAGATTTCTTGGTGTAAACCCAAAAGTAGAAGCGGCCAGTGAATATGAGTATTTAATAACCAAAATTCATCAATTTGAGGCTGCAATTGAAGAAATTCACAAAGTGAGGAAGAGGCTTTTTATTACAGAATCACTTTCTAATGAGCTTGTTAAGGAGTATGAAGATAAAAAGGGATCCGTTGAAAAGCAAATTCAAAAATTATATCAGGATCATACTGAATTAAAAGAAAATCAAAAGAAATTACTCTTAAGGCAGGCATTGTATGCTGAATACGAAGCAATCAGTGAGTTAACTAAAGATGATGTTATCTCAAATGAAGTAGCAGACAAAGAACATGCCAAAATTATGGATGTACTAGTGAATCTCGACGAAGAACATTAATAACAAAAAGGCTGACACCTTAAAAAATAGGTTCAGCCTTTTATGATAGAATCAGCCTCGTTAAAACGTTATTCTTTCTCTACTGGAGTCCTCCAATGAGCGGTTAGCATCTGATAGGCGTATTCTACTTTAGCCTCTGATGGTGGTACTACATGCTTGAGAGGATATTCAAGTCCAAGAGCTTCCCATTTATAAACCCCAAGTTTATGGTAAGGAAGAATTTCAACCTTCTGAACATTTTCAAGGGTTCCGATGAATTCTCCGAGTTTCTGCAGGTCCTCTTGATCATCTGTAACTGTTGGGACAAGAACGTGTCTCACCCAGATTGGTATTTTTCGATCAGATAAAAATTTCGCAAATTCAAGAATGTGATCATTTGCCATTCCTGTAAGCTGAATATGTTTCTTCCGGTTAATATGCTTCAAGTCTAGAAGAACAAGGTCAGTGTAAAACAAGAGCTCTTCAAGCTGTTCGATGAAAAGCCTAGAATGGGAGAAACAGCCTCCGGAAGAATCTATAGTGGTATGAATCCCTTTCTTTTTGCACTCCTTGAATAATGCAGTAAGGAAAGGGATTTGTAATAAGGGTTCACCACCACTAACAGTAATACCGCCACCTGACGCCTGAATGAAGGGGAGATAACTCATGAGTTCTTCCATTATGTCAGAAACAGTCATTTGCTTACCAGAGCCGATTTCCCAAGTATCTGCGTTATGACAGAATTGGCACCGTAATAAGCAGCCTTGTGTAAAAATCACGTACCTTATTCCAGGTCCGTCAACTGTTCCTAAAGTTTCAATGGAATGTATATTTCCAATCATGATAATATCCCCTTTCATTTATCAGGGAGGCTGACCCATTTGTATTTGAGTCGGCCTCAGTTTGCTTTTTTATAATGACTCATGGAAAGTCCGATTAATAACGTCAAGCTGTTGTTCTTTAGTTAATTTAATAAAGTTTACCGCATAACCAGAAACACGAATGGTTAATTGTGGATACAGCTCAGGATGTTCCATTGCGTCGATTAAAGTTTCTCTATTAAAGACGTTAACGTTTAGATGATGTCCAGATTTAATGGAATAGCCATCTAATATAGAAACAAGGTTGCGAATCTGATTCTCTTCTTCTTTTCCTAGTGCTTTTGGTACAATGGAGAAAGTGTTGGAAATTCCATCCATTGCGTAGCTGTATGGAATTTTTGCAACAGATGATAAAGATGCCAAGGTTCCCTTTGTATCACGACCATGCATTGGATTAGCACCAGGAGCAAAAGGTTCTCCTGCACGGCGTCCATCAGGAGTGTTTCCAGTTTTCTTTCCATAGACCACGTTTGAAGTGATTGTTAAAACAGATAAGGTATGAAGTGAATCGCGATAGGTTGCATGTTTGCGCAATTTCTTCATAAAGGTCTCAACAATTTCAACTGCTATACTATCAACAAGATCATCATTGTTTCCGTATTTAGGAAAATCTCCCTTAATTTCAAAGTCAACTGCAATCCCATTTTCATCACGTATTACTTTCACTTCACCATATTTAATGGCACTTAATGAGTCAGCGACTACACTCAAACCAGCAATTCCAGTTGCCATAGTACGAAGTATTTTTGTATCATGTAAAGCCATTTCAATGCGTTCGTAGCTGTATTTATCATGCATATAGTGGATAACATTTAGGGTATTAATATATAAACCTGCTAACCATTCCATCATTTGGTCAAAGCGTTGCATAACTTCTTTATAGTCCAGTACTTCTGCTGTTATTGGCAAATACTGTGGACCAACTTGAATTTTTAATTTTTCATCTACACCACCGTTAATGGAGTAAAGAAGAGCTTTAGCTAAATTTGCGCGTGCGCCGAAGAATTGCATTTGCTTTCCAATTTCCATCGCGGATACACAGCAGGCAATTCCATAATCATCGCCGTATTCAGGGCGCATGATATCATCGTTTTCATATTGAATGGAGCTAGTTTTAATCGACATCTTTGCACAATATTTTTTAAAGTTTTCAGGTAGCTGCGGAGACCAAAGAACGGTTAAATTTGGCTCTGGAGCTGGTCCTAAGTTATCTAGTGAATGTAGGAAACGGAAAGAGCTTTTTGTTACAAGAGAGCGACCGTCCTGTGCCATTCCTCCGATAGACTCTGTTACCCATGTAGGGTCACCGCTGAATAATTCATTATAATCGGGAGTACGGGCAAATTTCACTAAGCGAAGCTTCATAATAAAGTGATCAACGATTTCTTGTGCATCTTCCTCAGTGATTGTGCCAGCCTGTAAATCTCTTTCGATGTAAATATCTAAAAATGTTGAAACTCGTCCAAGACTCATTGCTGCACCGTTTTGCTCCTTAATAGCTGCAAGGTACCCAAGATATAGCCACTGGAATGCTTCTTGTGCGTTAGCAGCAGGTAGAGAAAGGTCGAAACCATAGCTAGTACCTAATTCCTTTAGTTCATGTAAGGCACGGATTTGCTCTGCAATTTCTTCACGGAGACGCATATTGTCTTCGTTCATTACCTTGCTTATATTTTTTTTATCTAGTTGCTTTTCCTGGATAAGGAAGTCAACACCATATAAAGCTACACGACGATAGTCACCTATAATACGTCCACGCCCGTATGCATCTGGAAGTCCAGTAATAATCGCTGCCTTTCGAGCAAGCATCATTTCATCAGTATAGGCATCGAAAACACCCTGATTGTGAGTTTTACGGTAATCTGTGAAGATTCTTTCGATTTCAGGATTCAATTGATAACCGTATGCTTCACATGCACTTTTAGCCATCCGAATACCGCCGAAGGGCTGTAGAGAACGATTAAATGGTTTGTCAGTTTGTACTCCCACTACTTTTTCGAGGTCTTCATTAAGGTAACCTGGCCCATGTGAAGTAATAGTAGAAACAGTTTCTGTGTCCATATCAAGGACACCCCCGTTTTCACGCTCTTGCTTTGTTAATCCCATTACCTGTTCCCAAAGGTTTATTGTAGCTTCAGTTGCATCTGCTAAAAAAGAATCATTTCCTTCATAAGGCTTATAATTTCTAAGTATAAAATCTCGAACATTAACTTCTTTCGTCCATGTACCTTTATCAAATCCTTGCCATTGTTCCATTATTTTTCACCTCTTCAATTTATAGAAAACATTAAACTGTTTTACTGTTTATATCTTACATTGAGTATAACAGTTTAAAAGTGATTAATGTCACCGGAAAAACAGATAAATGTTAAGATATTGTGAAGTCTGGATTTTCAGGGGTTTTCTGTGTTATTTTTTGAACTTTTTATGAACGGATAAAGATGAAAATGTGAACTGTACTATAAAAAAACAAGAAAAAATAGAATCTGTTATACAGGAAGAATTCAATAATAACAACGTATGTATAGTGTAAATCCATGAAACAGAGCAACGGAAAAAAGAAATAAGCAGGAGATTGTCTCCTGCTTTTAATCTACTACTATATAAGCAATCATTGGTCCATTATGAACTCTGTCCGAATGGATTTCACATATGAGACGATACGTTCCTTCTTTTTTAAACTCTAGTGGGACAATTGTATCTTCTCCTTTTTTTACTTTTCCTTTAATGGCAGTTCCTTCAATATAAAATGGGTGCTCCTCACCGTTGATTCCACTAATAATTAAACGGACCTTTTCCCCTTTTTCTATTAATATTGTGCCAGGATCCCAACGGTATGCCTCTATTTCTTTTCCATCCTTCATTTTTGTTTTGAATTCACCTGTTACCATATGGATTTCTCGGATATTCTTATCTGCTTTTTGATTAAAAACAGTGGTATCGCCTGCTTTTAACATCAACCAAGCAGAAATACTGGCTATTACGGTACCTAACGCTAAAAAAAAGAGCAGGGTCTCTTTCTTAAACACTACAAACTTCATTAATAAACGCCTCCTAAATTTGTCCTATTTAATACTTATGCATAATAGGTTAGAAAACTTGTCTTTTTTTTTTAAACTTTTCATCTTGCTGAAGGCTAGGACAATAGGATGCGTACTATTGAATTACAGAGAAAACGGTTGAACCTAAGAGAAAATGTCTACAATGAAGAATAATAAATCATCTATAACAGAATATATTTCTTTGTTTTTACAGTTGAAAAGTTTATATTTAAGTCAGGAAAAAAATAATAGGTGGTCATATTGTTGGGAATTAAGAAAGAAAAGATAGTTAAAGTAATTAAATTTATCTTTCCGCTATTATTATTAATTTTTGCAATTGTAGAAATGAAAAGGTTTACTGGAGATTTGAATGTCGAACTGCTGAAGAACGAAATCAATCAGTTAAATATATGGGTCTTATTGCTGATTTTAATGATCACATTTATTGCTGTTTTACCTATGTTGCTTTACGACGTTATACTTGTACGGATTTTAAAGTTAAAGGTAGTTAGTAGGGAACTGCTAGAACAATCTTTTATTGCAAATTCATTTTCTAATTTAATAGGATTCGGTGGTCTAGTAGGGGCCATGCTTAGAACATACTTTTTCCATAAACTTGAACAGGATAAACGCAAGCTTCTTGGTGTGATTGCATCAGTTTCACTTTTTTATTTAACAGGTATATCTGTGCTCGCATGGATTGTAACCATTGGCTTTCGTCATTTTCCATTGTTTGTTGATACTAAATGGCTATATTTTGCAGTATTAGGTGTTGGTTTGTACCTACCCATTTTCTTTAGTGTACACATGATAAAGTCCAGGAAGGAGTCAGTGATTACTGCTAAGGTAGGTATAGAACTGGTCATTGTATCGGTCATAGAATGGTTGGCTGTGTTTGTAGCCATTTTACTATTGAGCCGGTTATTAGGGATTCCTGTAGCCACAAAAGATTTGTTTCCGGTCTATATTGTGGCCGCTTGTGCAGGTATTATTAGTATGATTCCCGGGGGATTAGGTTCCTTTGATTTGATATTTCTATGGGGGATGCAGGAGTTACACGTTCCGGATGAAAAGGTACTAGTATTGTTGTTATTTTACCGATTGGGCTATTACTTTGTACCATTTTTTATTAGCCTTGTTTTTTTTGTAAAGCTTTATTGGGAAAGATGGAATCAATCATGGAATCAACTTCCGAAAGCGATTATTCAAGGGTTAAGTCACGTGATATTAACGATGCTGGTTTTTCTATCTGGCTTAATTCTTCTTTTGTCTGCGAGTGTTCCGGGAATTATGTCAAGACTTAAGATTGCTCAGGAGTTATTATCATTCCCAATAATAAATGTATCCCATCAATTATCAGTTGCTGCTGGTTTTTTGTTATTAGGTTTGTCTCGCGGTATTGAATACAGTGTAAAAAGAGCATATGAGTTAACCATGCTTGCATTAATACTTGCTGCTTTATTCTCCATATTTAAAGGGATAGA comes from the Neobacillus sp. PS2-9 genome and includes:
- the sda gene encoding sporulation histidine kinase inhibitor Sda, translating into MSNEQLVVSYRDALKSGKEKEWIKILKDEIQRRGLRAIKKR
- a CDS encoding AMP-binding protein, yielding MTALLNCTIGKLLEEKAELHTDHTAVIYSDRNLRWSYREFDSICRKAAKGFMKLGIEKGEQLAAWSSNTPEWLVTQFATGKMGAVLVTVNTNYRTAELEYLLKQSDSTTILLMDIWKDSSYIDMIYEIVPELKNAEPGKVNSSRLPFLKNVIVLGDKKYPGTFSWEDIMLLGKEVTDEELNRRMDSLEPDDVINMQYTSGTTGFPKGVMLTHYNIVNNGFNIANCMKLTVEDRLCIPVPFFHCFGCVLGTMACVSVGATMVPVQDFNPKKVLQTVQDEKCTGLHGVPTMFIAELNEPDFDNYDLSTLRTGIMAGSNCPIEVMKAVIEKMGASEITIAYGQTEASPVITQTRTDDPIELRVESVGKALPRVEVKIVEPGSNREVERGLQGELCTRGYHVMKGYYKNLAATNDAIDQDGWLHTGDLAIMDENGYCKVTGRLKDMIIRGGENIYPREIEEFLYSHPKILDIQVIGVADEVYGEEVMAWIILKEGEKATAEEIKEYCMGKISKHKIPNYIEFTESFPMTASGKIQKYRLRENARNVLAKH
- a CDS encoding DUF6501 family protein, whose protein sequence is MIHLSWRERETVKKVKCVHTDAEKYLVNNALTAGKVYDVKNETEEFYYIIDNTGKVGGFYKDYFQNV
- the yidC gene encoding membrane protein insertase YidC translates to MKTKRSSLIIISILTITTFLLSACSAQAQSGKNDGFFHTYFVNPFSFTIHSVADFFGGNYGLAIILVTLIIRLILMPLMLRQYKNQMGMKEKMDVLKPEMDVIQKKMKAEKDPKKKQELQAEMMGLYQKHGVNPLNMGCLPILIQMPILTGFYYAIRGSEEIKTHEFLWFSLGHPDIVITIIAGIIYYFQFKVSQSNMPTQQQDQMKYMGLLSPLMIVMFSFNAPAALPLYWVVGGTFLIVQTYISRSLYQSKKPKVQVKQ
- a CDS encoding Na+/H+ antiporter — its product is MEHLDLHHIFVMSLFLVMIAAGITAIAKKFKQPYPIALVIVGALIGLMNFPTLDPLKNFITQGEVFHFVIVTLFLPALLGEASLKLPFDELKTNKIPILSLAFGGTLLSFLIVGFSTYYLLGLTITAAFVFGALMSATDPVSVLSIFKSIGVNKRLAIVVEGESLFNDGMAVVLFQLSAFYLLSYLDLGWEGLGLGAWTFVKVIFLGLLIGGALGYGFSILTKFYDDYPLEIIFSIILFYGSYLLAESIHASGVIAVVVAAMIFGNFGARIGMTPTTKLNIGNFWDVAALLANSIVFLMVGLEITRIGIFNKWGTIFAAIGIVLVARSVAVYASLAFIKNFPHSWKHIINWGGLKGSLSIALALSLPYNFKGRDELLVLTFFVVFFSLVVQGLSVKTLIRFLGVNPKVEAASEYEYLITKIHQFEAAIEEIHKVRKRLFITESLSNELVKEYEDKKGSVEKQIQKLYQDHTELKENQKKLLLRQALYAEYEAISELTKDDVISNEVADKEHAKIMDVLVNLDEEH
- the pflA gene encoding pyruvate formate-lyase-activating protein gives rise to the protein MIGNIHSIETLGTVDGPGIRYVIFTQGCLLRCQFCHNADTWEIGSGKQMTVSDIMEELMSYLPFIQASGGGITVSGGEPLLQIPFLTALFKECKKKGIHTTIDSSGGCFSHSRLFIEQLEELLFYTDLVLLDLKHINRKKHIQLTGMANDHILEFAKFLSDRKIPIWVRHVLVPTVTDDQEDLQKLGEFIGTLENVQKVEILPYHKLGVYKWEALGLEYPLKHVVPPSEAKVEYAYQMLTAHWRTPVEKE
- the pflB gene encoding formate C-acetyltransferase — protein: MEQWQGFDKGTWTKEVNVRDFILRNYKPYEGNDSFLADATEATINLWEQVMGLTKQERENGGVLDMDTETVSTITSHGPGYLNEDLEKVVGVQTDKPFNRSLQPFGGIRMAKSACEAYGYQLNPEIERIFTDYRKTHNQGVFDAYTDEMMLARKAAIITGLPDAYGRGRIIGDYRRVALYGVDFLIQEKQLDKKNISKVMNEDNMRLREEIAEQIRALHELKELGTSYGFDLSLPAANAQEAFQWLYLGYLAAIKEQNGAAMSLGRVSTFLDIYIERDLQAGTITEEDAQEIVDHFIMKLRLVKFARTPDYNELFSGDPTWVTESIGGMAQDGRSLVTKSSFRFLHSLDNLGPAPEPNLTVLWSPQLPENFKKYCAKMSIKTSSIQYENDDIMRPEYGDDYGIACCVSAMEIGKQMQFFGARANLAKALLYSINGGVDEKLKIQVGPQYLPITAEVLDYKEVMQRFDQMMEWLAGLYINTLNVIHYMHDKYSYERIEMALHDTKILRTMATGIAGLSVVADSLSAIKYGEVKVIRDENGIAVDFEIKGDFPKYGNNDDLVDSIAVEIVETFMKKLRKHATYRDSLHTLSVLTITSNVVYGKKTGNTPDGRRAGEPFAPGANPMHGRDTKGTLASLSSVAKIPYSYAMDGISNTFSIVPKALGKEEENQIRNLVSILDGYSIKSGHHLNVNVFNRETLIDAMEHPELYPQLTIRVSGYAVNFIKLTKEQQLDVINRTFHESL
- a CDS encoding cupredoxin domain-containing protein, which encodes MKFVVFKKETLLFFLALGTVIASISAWLMLKAGDTTVFNQKADKNIREIHMVTGEFKTKMKDGKEIEAYRWDPGTILIEKGEKVRLIISGINGEEHPFYIEGTAIKGKVKKGEDTIVPLEFKKEGTYRLICEIHSDRVHNGPMIAYIVVD